The Acropora muricata isolate sample 2 unplaced genomic scaffold, ASM3666990v1 scaffold_754, whole genome shotgun sequence genome segment GATAGCTTCTGGTTCCACTAGTTATGTCCAACGCGACGGCAGTCGCACAACAGGTCGAGCTTGCACGTTAGACGCATAAAATTTGGCGCTCTTTTAGCGCTGTTGGAAACAATAAACGCGGAAATCTAATATTAAGGCTGGACGACATTAATCTCTTAAGTAAGCTACAATTAACTTGGTTTATATTTTGTTTAGTATGTAGCTAGTTAAAGAGTGTCAATGGGGTAAACTCTCTACCTTAGAAAGACGTGATTCCTTGCTACCGAAGCGGAAAAGAAGCACAATAACATGCAACTGTTAATCAACTGAATAGAGGAAAGTTTATATTTTAGCGCATTAGAAAcatagaaagaaaaattatttttaagataTATCACGAAAGTGTTATACCTTGGATAAAaatcttcattttcattttcatcatcattttcagtTTGTTATTTTGCCTTCGTTTTATATTTTAGCGGTCGTGTGACTAAACGCTTGAGAATTGCTGAGCCTCCACTCTATTTGTGTCATTTTTTTAGTTTCAGGCCTTTTACTCCCTTTTTACTCGAAAAATCAATTTTGAAGCTTTATAACTGAATAGAGGTTTACTCCACTGACACCCACATTCAGTTCGCTAGCTGTTTATTACTAATTTATTGCAATCTATACTGTAATATATGGTTACATTATCGTAAGGcgtaacattcttttttttttctacaaagtCGGTTGCCACGTGTAGTTATCTTCAACCGAGGagatggcttttaaaaaagctGCTCACAAGCAGGTCTCCTCCAGCTCCTCCTCAGGTGTGTTAGCTGCCACCTTGTTATCAGCTCCTTGTTTCTTCACACCAGTGCCCCTTTCTTCAGAAGGAGACCCACAAGCCTCTTTCGGTTGCTCATGAATAGTGACAAGGACAAAATCAACTGCTCCCTTTTTCTTGAAGCCTCCAGACTCCGATGGGTTATTGACGTTATCAGTTTGCAGCTGTTGTGCTAATGGATTCTTGCTTCCCATCTGTCTTATCTCTTGTTGCAAGTTATCTTGAGGCAGACGTTTCTTCTCTGGTTCTTCTCCTTTGTCAAATGCCACCTTCTCagcaactttttccttttcttcaacagctttcttttcttcagtaagggatcctcttgtttttttcgggCGCTCATGAATACTGGCATGGACAATTCTCACTACACCGGTTTTCTTTAAGGTTCCAGACTTTGATGGGGTATTGACGTTACCAGTTTGCAGCTGTTGTTTCAATGGATTTTTGCTTCTCATCCTTCTTATCTCTTGTTGCAAGTTATCTTGAGGCAGACGATTCTTCTCCGgttctttttctttgtcaagtgCCACCTTCTCAgcatttgtttccttttttccagCAGGCTTCCTTTCTTTATTCAGGcatcctcttgttttttttgggTGCTCATGAATACTGGCATGGACAATTCTCTCTGCTCCACTCCTCTTTAAGGGTCCAGACTCCGATGACATATTAACGTTACCAATTCGCAGTTGCtgtttcactttcttttttcttgtcatgGCTTGCTTCTTTGGTTCATCTCCTGTGCCAACTGTCCCCTTGTCAGTATTTCCTTGTTTCTTTCGGCCAGTTTCCGTTTCCTCAGAAGGAGATCCACTGGTCTCTTCTGGGTGCTCCGGCAAAATGTTAAGTTCAATGCTCACTGCTCCGCTTTCCTTAAGCGCACCAGACAGTGATGGCATGTCGACGTTGCCAGTTTTCAGCTGCTGTTTTAATACGTTTTTTCCCGCCATTCCTAGTACCTCTTGCTGGAGGTCAGTCAGGGGAAGAAGCAATgccaaacaacaagaaaaagaccAGCGTGGGTTCTTACGCCACTCCTTGAAAAAGCGATAAATGAATATGGCATACTGGactgaaagaaaaggaagaaaaaacaagtCGCGTGAGGTTATCGCGCTATTAACTTCCCTAAAAAAGAGGTCTCAAATACACCAATCACGAAGCCTCGATATGCAGCTTTTAATTCTACTGCATTGTGTAAGGAGATTATAACGAATGATTGAGTAAATGACTAGATGAGTCATCAAACGAGGCAGTGCTGTACATGACTTCATCGATTACTGTAAATATTGCAGAGTACTCTCTTGTCATCACTGTCCAGCAAATCAGATATTTaggtcacttctattgctgAGCAAAACGaataaatagagaaacaaattCCTATATTCTACCAGGGTCCAAAATTGTGGAGCTCCTTGCACTATTCAGTAACTCAATCTAATAATTTGAGAACTTTCAAACACTCATTTAAAACCTGCGTTATTCTCTCACAGAATGAGTAATAAATGTAGAGCTCATGAGAGACCTGACCCAATGTGGAAGTGCAACCATTCCTGCATGGGCTGGTCAAGCTCTCAAGATGATGAATATGTGAAATATGGCCAATAGTTCATTATATCTTGTTAGTTTCATAGTATTGCTCCCTGagttttttaaaattcatttttaaactttgctgTAATTAATTACTTTGTTGTAAGTAATGAGAGGTAGTCCTCCTTAGGAGCCTCCATGGCTTCTTGAGACTTCCTCGCcctaaattgttttttttttcttgattcgTTTCATTGTAATTAATATGAGTTTAAGGTAAATGGATAATAAACAGAGCAATAACCGGTAATATTCCTAATAAATCTTATGCCACATTTGTTACATTCGGTTATGttacagaaattaaaaaaaaaaaaatcactttccCGAGAGAgacttgtttctttcatttccatggATTACCTGAAGAGGCTTAAAGATAAATTATGTTTGTTTTCCAGTCATTGACTATTAGCCTTGGTTGTCATGGGTTAGCAATCTTGAAGTTTATGCCGATCCAATGCAGTGATAAAAGAAATCCCTCAATAAAAGCAAGTGAataattaaaagtaaaaaaaaaataaaataaaataaaataaaataaaataaatgatatgCTTACCCAAAAGGATTAAAATAACCAAGACATTCGCTCCAATCACCAATATGTCGAACAAGACTTTTTCCAGGTTTGGGTACAATGTGTCTAGAGCCACTTCTTCTGGGATTCTACTTACAGCACCTATTACGATATTGACGTACGTGACTGCAAGGGAAGACAACATCAAGGAATTTTCTGAGGGATCCTCTATCGGCTTCATGTGAGCAAAAAACATGCCATAGAAACCAGACATAATAAGAGCCATTCCAATGTAAGCTCTGCTCTCCGCACCCAACAGGATAATACCAGATGTAAGAATCACTTTTCGAGCTGTTTCAACAAATTCCCAGTACCACCTTCGAATCTTgtagttttggaacaaaaagctCAAACCTGCGATGACCTCGGAACGTTGGGAATATGTCGATTCATCATTGTCTCTGTCAGCTGATGCTTTTAGAGTTTTCCAATGCCTCCAAAGCATAACCAGGGCTGATGTGGGTAAAACAATGATGTAGATGATACTGAAGTATGCCACAATAACAGGTCGTCGGAATTCTTGGCTTGAACAATTTATAGTGAAATCAGCTCTCAGAAAGGTTTCACATTGTGTTGTATTTTCGGTATAGCAAATAGCGCGACAAGCAAGAGGAAGAACATTTGCTGTCTTCGAGCACGTGCTCAGGTAGGTTAcgtaaagaacgaaaaaaaccGCCTTGTACGCCGCCTCctttgtttctgaaattttcttggCCTTTTCTTCTTGGCTTTCAAAGGTCTTTCTGGTTATTAAGACTTTCCTGATGCCATAAAAAGTGAATCCGAAAATGATGACTGCAGCGTTTATACTAAGTACAGCATACAATCTTCCAAAAGCATCCACTTTCAGATTTGCAAAGAGACAGTGGATTGGAGCGATCTGGAGGACATTGAGCTGGAGCAACTCAGAATATTTTCCGATAAATGTGAGTGATTCGGGCCATTTTATGAATGCAAATGCCTCGATAACTCCAAAAGTGACTTGGTAGAAACCAATGACAATTTTCAGTTTGCTAAGAATGAGATCCCCCAAGGAGcgatcttttttcttcttcatttgctttttgCTTCTCCAAGCTACAACCACAGTTATAACAAAAATTGCTGCCGCTATAAGGCAGAGCTGTCCGATCATCCAATTCTTTGATGGGCACTTCCTGCACGTCTTCAACTGTTTGTAATATCCGTGCCGGCACACATCACACAATGGCCCCTCATAACCTTCAGAACAATTGGAATCCATGCCTCCCAAACATGACTCCGGTCTTGGACATTTATGTGGTTGAGGAAGAGGGTATCGATACTCAATGATGGAATTTTTGTCAACAGATGAATTCTTGCTTAGGGCGTCACGAAAGGAAATGAAGAGCTCTTTGTTGGTCTCGTTCTCCCATTTCCACCAGTATCCTTCTTTAAGATAAAAGGAGTCATTTGTGCAATTAAATCCATCATACTCTTTACAAGCTTCGCAACCTTTGAACAAGTGTCTTCGAAAGAATCCATGTTGACAGTAACAGGCCCGGAATCCTGCAAATGACTTTCCGTCCGTCCCTACGGAGAATAAAACATTTGATAATTGATTAAATCATTATACTATTTGTAAATTCATGCGTTTTACAAAATCACTTTTCTCCTTGTTTGCTTCTGTAATTGATTGATAAATTCATGAATCCAGTTAATACCTTTCTTCACCCCTCTTTGCAGGAAGTTCTCTCACTAACGACT includes the following:
- the LOC136907773 gene encoding uncharacterized protein, giving the protein MDSNCSEGYEGPLCDVCRHGYYKQLKTCRKCPSKNWMIGQLCLIAAAIFVITVVVAWRSKKQMKKKKDRSLGDLILSKLKIVIGFYQVTFGVIEAFAFIKWPESLTFIGKYSELLQLNVLQIAPIHCLFANLKVDAFGRLYAVLSINAAVIIFGFTFYGIRKVLITRKTFESQEEKAKKISETKEAAYKAVFFVLYVTYLSTCSKTANVLPLACRAICYTENTTQCETFLRADFTINCSSQEFRRPVIVAYFSIIYIIVLPTSALVMLWRHWKTLKASADRDNDESTYSQRSEVIAGLSFLFQNYKIRRWYWEFVETARKVILTSGIILLGAESRAYIGMALIMSGFYGMFFAHMKPIEDPSENSLMLSSLAVTYVNIVIGAVSRIPEEVALDTLYPNLEKVLFDILVIGANVLVILILLVQYAIFIYRFFKEWRKNPRWSFSCCLALLLPLTDLQQEVLGMAGKNVLKQQLKTGNVDMPSLSGALKESGAVSIELNILPEHPEETSGSPSEETETGRKKQGNTDKGTVGTGDEPKKQAMTRKKKVKQQLRIGNVNMSSESGPLKRSGAERIVHASIHEHPKKTRGCLNKERKPAGKKETNAEKVALDKEKEPEKNRLPQDNLQQEIRRMRSKNPLKQQLQTGNVNTPSKSGTLKKTGVVRIVHASIHERPKKTRGSLTEEKKAVEEKEKVAEKVAFDKGEEPEKKRLPQDNLQQEIRQMGSKNPLAQQLQTDNVNNPSESGGFKKKGAVDFVLVTIHEQPKEACGSPSEERGTGVKKQGADNKVAANTPEEELEETCL